One window of the Eucalyptus grandis isolate ANBG69807.140 chromosome 8, ASM1654582v1, whole genome shotgun sequence genome contains the following:
- the LOC120287067 gene encoding protein FAM50A-like produces the protein MIFGWWHFYLVKETGLQGQMMQLTMMAMPMMNKELHYLNREDGLLRWLLVKHRDTNYGLEFLTEEDEKRERSRFPRSSLFDDEDADKDVDDDEDDDDDDEYEVDREKRKEE, from the exons ATGATATTTGGTTGGTGGCACTTCTACCTTGTGAAGGAAACAGGATT GCAGGGTCAGATGATGCAGTTGACCATGATGGCTATGCCAATGATGAACAAAGAGCTGCATTACTTGAATAGGGAAGATGGATTATTGCGCTGGCTTCTTGTGAAGCATCGAGACACAAACTATGGGCTGGAATTTCTtactgaagaagatgagaagcgtGAACGGAGCAGATTTCCTCGTAGTTCTCTATTTGATGATGAGGATGCAGATAAAGATGtagatgatgatgaggatgatgacgacgacgacgaataTGAGGTGGAccgagagaaaaggaaagaagaataa